Part of the Pseudomonas sp. Leaf58 genome is shown below.
ATTATTTGAAGTTGGGTTTTGCCTGTACCGGCCTCTTCGCGGGCAAGCCCGCGAAGAGGCCGGTACAGAATTACTTGGGAACGACGTTGACCCACCACGGGGTGTGCCGCTCGATCTTCACCGGCAATGCCGGTACCAGCGATGCCAACGCCAAGTCGGTGTCGGTCAGCGGGAAGCTGCCAGTCACGCGCAGGTCGGCGACCTTGGTGTCGACCCCGAGGTAGCCACTGCGATACTTGCCAAGCGCGGCCAGCAGGTCAGCCAGGCGCACGTCGTCCACCACCAGCATGCCGCGGGTCCAGGCGTCGGCAGCGGCTGGCACTGCGCCGATCTGGCCGAGGCCGTTGGCGTTCATCAACACCTGCTGGCCTTCGCGCAGTACGTGTTCGTCGCCACTGTTAAGCGCCATGGCGGCGACTGAGGCTTGCAGCACTTCCAGGCGCGTGCCGTTATTTTCACGGCGCACCAGGAAACGCGTGCCCAGCGGGCGCAGGCGACCGTCGTCGGTGCGCACCAGCAACGGGCGCGGATCTTTGTGGCCGGTATCGACCGAGATTTCGCCTTGGCGCAGCACGATCACCCGTTGCTCGCCTGCGTAGTCGATATCCACCGCAGTGTGGCTGTTCAAACTCAGCAATGTGCCGTCTTCCAGGCGCAGCGTGCGCAGTTCGCCGGTGGCGGTGCGCTGGTCGGCCAGCCAGTAGCTGGGCGCCAGCGACGGTGCGCCAACCCAGGCCAGCAGGGAACCGAGCAGGAACATGCCGGCCAGCCCGCCGCCGACCTTGCCGATACGCCGGCGCAGCCCGACGCGCGATTGCAGCAGGGCTTGGCGGGCCGGGCCGGCCGCCGCGCTGACGCGCTGGTCCATGGCGCCAAGTTGGCGCCAGGCGCGGGCGTGCTCCTCGCTGGCGGCATGCCAGCGCATGAATTCGCTGCGTTCATCGGGAGTGCCGCTACCATCGTCTAGGCTGACTTTCCAGGCAATAGCGGCTTCCAGCACCCGTGACGAAACCGGTGCACTGCTCACGTCGGCTCCCCGTACAGGGCCACGTAGCATTGGCGCATGCCCTGGGCGATGTACTGACGCACCCGTGATACCGAAACCCCCAGGCGTTCGGCTATTTCGCTATGGCCCATGCCGTCCAGGCGATTGTGCAGGAAGGCCGCGCGAGCCTTGCTCGACAGCTTGCCCAGTAGGCGGTCGATAGCCTTGAGGTCTTCAAGGATCAGGTGCTGCACTTCCGGGGAGGGGTGTTCGGCTTCCGGCACTAGTGCCAGTTCGGTCAGATAGGCCTGTTCCAGCGCGGCGCGGCGGAAGTGGTCGAACAGCAACCCCTTTGCTACGGCGGCGAGGAAGGCCCGGGGTTCGCGGGGGGTATCCAGCCGCTCACGGCCGAGCAGGCGCACGAAGGTGTCCTGGCTCAGGTCTTCGGCACGTTGGCGGCAGGCCATGCTGCGTTGCAGCCAGGCGAGCAGCCAGCCGCGATGGTCGCGGTACAGCGCACCGACCAGATCAGCGTGTGGGCTCTGTGCAGAAGACAAGCAGCGTCCCCCCGGAACGTATGTATTAACTAACGATAATTATTCGCGATTGTTGCAGAGGGGATGGGGTGGGTGCAATGGACGCTTATCGGATTGCCAGCATTGGACAGGTATTGCCTGTGCTGGCCTCTTCGCGGGTAAACCCGCTCCTACAAG
Proteins encoded:
- a CDS encoding FecR domain-containing protein, which codes for MSSAPVSSRVLEAAIAWKVSLDDGSGTPDERSEFMRWHAASEEHARAWRQLGAMDQRVSAAAGPARQALLQSRVGLRRRIGKVGGGLAGMFLLGSLLAWVGAPSLAPSYWLADQRTATGELRTLRLEDGTLLSLNSHTAVDIDYAGEQRVIVLRQGEISVDTGHKDPRPLLVRTDDGRLRPLGTRFLVRRENNGTRLEVLQASVAAMALNSGDEHVLREGQQVLMNANGLGQIGAVPAAADAWTRGMLVVDDVRLADLLAALGKYRSGYLGVDTKVADLRVTGSFPLTDTDLALASLVPALPVKIERHTPWWVNVVPK
- a CDS encoding RNA polymerase sigma factor; translated protein: MSSAQSPHADLVGALYRDHRGWLLAWLQRSMACRQRAEDLSQDTFVRLLGRERLDTPREPRAFLAAVAKGLLFDHFRRAALEQAYLTELALVPEAEHPSPEVQHLILEDLKAIDRLLGKLSSKARAAFLHNRLDGMGHSEIAERLGVSVSRVRQYIAQGMRQCYVALYGEPT